Proteins co-encoded in one Rhopalosiphum maidis isolate BTI-1 chromosome 2, ASM367621v3, whole genome shotgun sequence genomic window:
- the LOC113551750 gene encoding protein krueppel-like isoform X1 — translation MVSYESPMAHVLGTNNLDSSEPFKSEHVEEMDMKAVNVGDYWVHFALNAILERYKIREVPRDEHELRTLFLKSYSRLQFSIARDQQETGTTSTTDAVLMQIMHQVFDLHPEWLDQRNNNQPPAIAPTSNGGGGGGGDDETSSVASSASSSNPPSSSRPRQTRPFKCTVCGKEFGYKHVLQNHERTHTGEKPFVCSVCNKCFTRDHHLKTHVRLHTGEKPFWCPHCNRFFVQVANLRRHLKTHTGETTYPCEYCVAFFETASELKDHKRQHKENSKPRGVVKKRCRGAAPTVTPTTDPCTSVPSWTPATHDSPPPPSSPPPSVPSKKCWSSPPPQPQAVYAQQSQPRAVSPPTAPSIEPYHYLQFIARFQSPERSGEPFVKFESPEQTEPEDLSVKSDNKMIVDVAMDLTCK, via the exons AACACGTCGAAGAAATGGACATGAagg caGTAAATGTAGGTGATTATTGGGTACATTTCGCGCTGAACGCAATTCTCGAGCGATACAAAATCCGTGAAGTGCCCAGAGACGAACACGAATTACGTACGCTGTTTCTCAAAAGTTATAGCCGTCTACAGTTCTCCATCGCCCGTGATCAGCAGGAGACGGGCACCACCTCGACAACAGACGCAGTCCTCATGCAGATCATGCATCAAGTGTTCGACTTACATCCCGAATGGCTGGACCAGCGTAACAACAATCAACCGCCAGCAATAGCCCCGACCAGcaacggcggcggtggcggcggcggcgacgacgaGACGTCTTCCGTGGCGTCGTCCGCGTCCTCGTCCAACCCGCCGTCCTCGTCGCGCCCGCGCCAAACGCGGCCGTTCAAGTGCACGGTTTGCGGCAAAGAGTTCGGCTACAAGCATGTGCTCCAGAACCACGAGCGCACGCACACCGGCGAAAAACCGTTCGTGTGTTCCGTGTGTAACAAGTGTTTCACCCGCGACCATCATCTCAAGACCCACGTCAGACTGCACACCGGCGAAAAGCCGTTTTGGTGTCCGCACTGCAATAGGTTTTTCGTGCAGGTGGCCAACTTGCGCAGACATCTCAAGACCCACACCGGCGAGACGACCTACCCGTGCGAGTACTGTGTCGCGTTCTTCGAAACGGCCTCCGAGCTAAAAGACCACAAGCGACAGCACAAGGAGAACAGCAAGCCCCGCGGAGTCGTGAAAAAGCGGTGCCGCGGCGCCGCCCCGACCGTGACGCCGACCACCGATCCGTGTACTTCGGTACCGTCGTGGACACCGGCCACGCACGattcgccgccgccgccgtcgtctcCACCGCCGTCCGTGCCCAGCAAAAAATGCTGGTCTTCGCCGCCGCCCCAACCACAGGCGGTGTACGCGCAACAAAGTCAACCGCGAGCCGTCtcgccgcccacggccccgtCCATCGAACCGTATCACTATCTACAGTTCATCGCGCGGTTTCAATCGCCCGAACGGAGCGGCGAACCCTTCGTCAAGTTCGAGTCGCCGGAACAGACCGAACCCGAAGACCTTTCCGTCAAATCCGATAACAAGATGATCGTCGACGTCGCCATGGATCTCACGTGTAAatag
- the LOC113551750 gene encoding protein krueppel-like isoform X2 yields the protein MVSYESPMAHVLGTNNLDSSEPFKSEHVEEMDMKVNVGDYWVHFALNAILERYKIREVPRDEHELRTLFLKSYSRLQFSIARDQQETGTTSTTDAVLMQIMHQVFDLHPEWLDQRNNNQPPAIAPTSNGGGGGGGDDETSSVASSASSSNPPSSSRPRQTRPFKCTVCGKEFGYKHVLQNHERTHTGEKPFVCSVCNKCFTRDHHLKTHVRLHTGEKPFWCPHCNRFFVQVANLRRHLKTHTGETTYPCEYCVAFFETASELKDHKRQHKENSKPRGVVKKRCRGAAPTVTPTTDPCTSVPSWTPATHDSPPPPSSPPPSVPSKKCWSSPPPQPQAVYAQQSQPRAVSPPTAPSIEPYHYLQFIARFQSPERSGEPFVKFESPEQTEPEDLSVKSDNKMIVDVAMDLTCK from the exons AACACGTCGAAGAAATGGACATGAagg TAAATGTAGGTGATTATTGGGTACATTTCGCGCTGAACGCAATTCTCGAGCGATACAAAATCCGTGAAGTGCCCAGAGACGAACACGAATTACGTACGCTGTTTCTCAAAAGTTATAGCCGTCTACAGTTCTCCATCGCCCGTGATCAGCAGGAGACGGGCACCACCTCGACAACAGACGCAGTCCTCATGCAGATCATGCATCAAGTGTTCGACTTACATCCCGAATGGCTGGACCAGCGTAACAACAATCAACCGCCAGCAATAGCCCCGACCAGcaacggcggcggtggcggcggcggcgacgacgaGACGTCTTCCGTGGCGTCGTCCGCGTCCTCGTCCAACCCGCCGTCCTCGTCGCGCCCGCGCCAAACGCGGCCGTTCAAGTGCACGGTTTGCGGCAAAGAGTTCGGCTACAAGCATGTGCTCCAGAACCACGAGCGCACGCACACCGGCGAAAAACCGTTCGTGTGTTCCGTGTGTAACAAGTGTTTCACCCGCGACCATCATCTCAAGACCCACGTCAGACTGCACACCGGCGAAAAGCCGTTTTGGTGTCCGCACTGCAATAGGTTTTTCGTGCAGGTGGCCAACTTGCGCAGACATCTCAAGACCCACACCGGCGAGACGACCTACCCGTGCGAGTACTGTGTCGCGTTCTTCGAAACGGCCTCCGAGCTAAAAGACCACAAGCGACAGCACAAGGAGAACAGCAAGCCCCGCGGAGTCGTGAAAAAGCGGTGCCGCGGCGCCGCCCCGACCGTGACGCCGACCACCGATCCGTGTACTTCGGTACCGTCGTGGACACCGGCCACGCACGattcgccgccgccgccgtcgtctcCACCGCCGTCCGTGCCCAGCAAAAAATGCTGGTCTTCGCCGCCGCCCCAACCACAGGCGGTGTACGCGCAACAAAGTCAACCGCGAGCCGTCtcgccgcccacggccccgtCCATCGAACCGTATCACTATCTACAGTTCATCGCGCGGTTTCAATCGCCCGAACGGAGCGGCGAACCCTTCGTCAAGTTCGAGTCGCCGGAACAGACCGAACCCGAAGACCTTTCCGTCAAATCCGATAACAAGATGATCGTCGACGTCGCCATGGATCTCACGTGTAAatag